In the genome of Roseofilum capinflatum BLCC-M114, the window AACCCCCTGCTTTTTAAGGGGGATTTTCCGCAAGCGGACATGAAAGGGGGATCAAAATGTACCGCAGAACAGCGAAAAATGCTGTATTTCCCCAATACTTCCTTAGTCATGCAATTTTTTCCGCATCTTTATATGAGGCATTCCCGCTTCTACAAACTCTTCCCCTTCTGGTATAAATCCAAGCTGATCGTAAAGAGATTGAACATAGAGTTGAGCCGTGATAATCACCTCATTAACCCCATAAGATTGAGTCAGTTCTAAGGCTTTCATCATTAATTTTCGCCCAATTCCTTGATCGCGAAACGGAGCTAAAACCGCCAACCGTTCAATTTTTGCGGTTTCAGCATTGAGCTGTCGTACCCTCGCGGTTCCCACGGGTTTAGATTCCAGATAAGCGAGGAGATGATCCGCTTGTTCATCTAAGCCATCAAACTCTAAACTCGGATCAACTTTTTGTTCGTTTTGAAACACTTCTATGCGAATAGAGGCGATCGCCTCCTCTTGTTCCCCATAAGAGACTCGCTCAATTACCACATTCATCTTCGATTGTTCCATCCCCTAAACCCTTC includes:
- a CDS encoding GNAT family N-acetyltransferase gives rise to the protein MEQSKMNVVIERVSYGEQEEAIASIRIEVFQNEQKVDPSLEFDGLDEQADHLLAYLESKPVGTARVRQLNAETAKIERLAVLAPFRDQGIGRKLMMKALELTQSYGVNEVIITAQLYVQSLYDQLGFIPEGEEFVEAGMPHIKMRKKLHD